The genomic DNA TTGCTGCCGGAGTAATTTTAATTATACCCCTAAAAATACTTTATATATTAACAGGAAATACAGCTTACATTTTACTTTTTAATTTTGATTATATCCCTGTTTTAAATGAATTAAGGCCCTTATGGTTGTTTGGCTATGTTTTCCATTTTGTAACTTGTATTTGTAGCGTCATAGGACTCTTTTATATTTTAAAATTTCTGAATAAACAGTTTTCCATCTTTTATTATGTAGCGGTCTACACCGTTGGGGGAGGAGCACTATTTTTTCTTACCTGTCTTTCAGAACAACCTCCTGCTGGCAATGACTTCGCCGCTTGGTTGTATTGGACGATTGCGCATGGAATTTTCGGTTTTGCAGTGGGTCTTTTAGTGAAGAAGTTTATAAAAGGAACATATTTAGAAAATTTGGATTACTAATACATTTTGAAAATAATAAGTAGTATGGAAAAAGAAAGGAAAAAAAAAGTACGGCCGGAGCAAAAGCAGAGACGTCCTGGAATGGAAAATAATATGAAACCGGTTCCTGAGACAACTCCGCGGCCCAGTTCAGGAGGGGGGAAATTAAAAAATAAAATTGCACTAATAACGGGTGGCGACAGCGGCATTGGTAAAGCAGTTGCGCTTTTATTTGCAAAAGAAGGTGCTCATATTGCAATATCTTATCTCAGCGAAACAAAAGAAGCAAAGCATACACAGAAGCTTGTGAAGCAATATGGTGTAAACTGTATTATCATAAAGGGCGATCTTTCTAAAGAAGCAAATTGTCAAAAGGTTATAAAAGAAATCATAAGTGAATTTGGACAAATTGATATTGTTGTAAATAATGCAGGTCTTCATTGGGAGTGTGATTCGATTGAGAAACTCAGCAGTAAGCAGTTATTGAAAACATTTCAAAATAATTTCTTCTCGTATTTCTGGATTACAAAATATGCAATTCCTTACTTAGCAAAAGGAAGTACCATCATCAATACTTCATCCGTGACGGCATACAGAGGTAGTCCAAGTCTTCTTGATTATTCCGCTACCAAAGGTGCTATCATTTCCTTTACTCGAAGTTTATCTTTACAACTTATTGAAAAGGGTATTCGCGTTAATGCGGTGGCCCCTGGACCTATTTGGACTCCTTTAATTGTATCGTCGTTTGATAGAAAGAAGAATTCTGAATTTGGAAGTGATTCACCCATGGAACGTGCAGGTATGCCAAATGAAGTTGCACCTTCCTATCTTTTTCTGGCTAGCCAAGATTCAAGCTACATTAATGGTCAAGTACTTCATCCCAATGGTGGAGAAATTATTAATGGCTAAACCAAAAGTAACATTATATATTTCTGTTTTGGTAATTTGATACAAATTGTAGCCAAGTAGTTTTTATAACTGGTACAATTCATTTCTATATTTGCTGCATGAAACTCCAGGCAATTATAAGAGAAACAGTTGAACCAAAACAAGGCAAACTTCCGCAATCGGTCATCGTAGAATTTCTTGGTGACAAAGAAAACCAGCATTTTGAAGTACTGTTTTATGATCTGGATCCCTATTATCTCAAAATACGAAAATGGGATACTTGGGAATTAACCATAAAATGGAAAAGTGAAATTTTTGTAGATTCAAAAACAAAAGCTAAATCATATTTCACGTATTTGATTTGCAGTAAGGCGCTTCCAATACATCAAATGGAAAAATAGAAGTATACAAACAAAAATAAGAAGTGCTAAAAGTCTATTTTCGTTAAATAAATGTTTTTTCCGACTATAAAATTTACGTGGTATAATTGTTGAACTTTTAGAATCAAAATAAATAGTAATGTGTAATCGAGTTGATAATTACGGTCTTTCCATTTCTGAAGTATCAGAGGAACTTCAAGCTGAAATTGTTGAAAATAATTATTATTATTCAGATGAAATCAATGCATTTCAAAGACCTGCTATTCCTGTTGTATTAGAACATGAAGGTCGTAAGATTACTCACGCGACATGGGGAATAAATAAAGATATTCCGAAAGATAAACCGGCAAAAGGCATTAATCTAACTGCCGAAAAATCACATACATTTTATAAAAAGGTTGAAAATAATCGGTGCATAGTTCCAGTTACTGGATTCTATGATTGGATGCACGTTCTAAATCCTGGAAAGAAAACCCCGATAAAAATTAAACACAGGATGCACTGGAAAAATTCAGATCATTTTTATATTGCAGCTTTTTACGATATATGGGATAATAAGGAAATAGGTTTTGGGTTAGTAACAACAATTTCAAATTCTTTAATGAGCGTAGTTCATAATTCTAAACTTAGAATGCCTCTTTGTCTTGATGCAAGAATGGCTGATAAATTTTTAAATGACGAACCCATAGAGGAATTTACATTTCCTACCTTTGATCCAAAGTTGGTGGCTGTAAATTTGGAGCCCAATAAAATACCACAAACCCTATTTTAATGGTAAAGATTAATTTTATAATCAGTGATATTTTAGTGAGCAAATCCAGTATGGATGGATATGGTTTGGATATCTTTCTTAAAGATGGACCGCAATTGAAAACTAAGTTTCATGATCAAAATTTATTTCATGCTGCAAAGGAGGCTAAGGGCAATCTTTTTCGTCTTAAATATCTATTTTCAGAACAGATTCAGAATTTAAACAACAATCCTCAATATTACTATTCCTTGACTAATTGCGAACTTTTTGATATTAGTTTTGGTCATATTCTCGAAGACCCTAATGACGATATTTATGCCGAATCAATGGATTTAATACGAAGTTGTGCAGACGAAAAAGACATTGAATTTGACGGATATTTTAAACAGCGGTGGAAGGATTCAGCCGATACCATCGTAAGTTTTGATGAAGAATATTTTGACGACCCAGATCGCACTGAGCTATATGTTTTTCTTTCTGCAATGGTAGATGAGGAAATTTTTAGTTTTCTAAATCAGGTTTATTTCTTTTACGAACATAGAGATCTTACGAAAGAAATAGTACAGGATAAAATAGAATATCTTACTAAAATTAAAGGCGTTAGATTTTAATGACTGATTTATATAAATTGGTGGACAATAATTCTCTCGTATTTGATATCGCGTATAAGAAAAGCCCTGCTAAAAGCAGGGTTTTATTTAATTATTTTTTATTTAGATCCATGGATCTAAAACCACCTTTACACAGCCATCCTCTTTTTTGTCAAAGATGTCGTAACCTTTAGCTACTTCGTCTATTGACAGTCGATGTGTGATAATATCGTCTAGGACTACTTCCCCATCTTTTACATATCCTAGTAATTCATCGATAATCGCATGTACGGGAGACTGTCCCGCCTGTATTCTTAATCCTTTATCGAATATTTGACCGAGTTTAAAATTATCATAATTGTAGGGGTAAACTCCAAGAATGGATACCTTACCGCCTCTGCGAACTGCACTCATACAAGCTTCTACCACTTTAATTGAACCTTTCTCCAAGTTAATGACAGCTTTTGCCTTATCTATTAGATTTCGATCTGGCTCGAATCCCACCGCATCAATACATAAATCTGCACCACGACCATGGGTCAGGGTTCTTATGTGTTCAATTACCTCTTTACCATCTTTCCACAAAATGGTTTCACACCCAGTTAGTCTTTTAATTTGGTCTAAGCGATATTGTTGAGTATCGACTACAATAACCTGCCCAGCATTTTTTAGAATAGCACTTTTTGTGGCCATACTTCCTACGGGTCCGGCACCAAATATTGCTACGGTTTCACCGCCTTTTAATTCACCCCACATCACCCCAGTATAGCCTGTTGGAAATATATCTGTTAAGAATAATGCTTGATCGTCCGTTAAATTATCCGGAATTACTCGTGGGCCGAAGTCTCCATATGGAACTCGTACATATTGTGCTTGCCCTCCATCATAACCCCCGTACAAATCGGTGTAACCAAACATTCCACCACCTTTTTCCGTCATTATTCCACCTTCAGGTCCATAATTTTCTTCATTGCTATGTTCGCATGCCCCAGGTAAATCATGACTGCAAAAATAACAGCATCCACATGCAACTGGGAAAGGAACAACAACACGATCACCCACTTTTAATTTAGTTACTTCGCTACCGATTTCTTCTACTATTCCCATAAATTCGTGACCCATTGTCATTGGTCTTGGTTGAGGAATGCCTCCGGAATACATATGAAGATCACTTCCACAAATTGCTGTAGATGTTACTTTCAAAATTATGTCAGAGGGCTCTTTAATTTTTGGATCGTCTACCGTATCACAAGTTATTTTTCCGGGACTGTGAAAAACTGCTGCTTTCATAATTTTGAATTTTTAATTTATATTTAATTTATATCAAACATATTGCCACGTATTTAACGATTATAAATAAAAGTGTGTTTTATTTTACTGATTTTCGTTTGTAAATAAAAATAATATTATAAATTAAAAATCTGAAACATTTCATTGAACCCTGTCGGGAACATTCCATTTATTCAGACTTTTAATTTTGTTTTTCACTCATTATTCCATTTTCTTCACGCTTAAAAAACATTTCCCTACCGCTTTGCTATCGGTCAATTCTTTTTAAGCTAAAAATAGAATACTTTCGGAAAAAGTGCCAACGCTTTGCCCACGCTCAAAAAAATTGCAGATTTTTAAAAGCAATAGATCTAAAACATTCTGGTTCCCGCCATTTATTTAGACCTATTGCTTTTATTTTTCACTACCTATACTATTTTCTTTACGTTTCAAAAACATTTCCCTGTCGCTTTGCTTTCGGTCAATTCTTTTTCAACTAAAAATAATTTAGCTTCGGAAAAAAAAATAAATCGCAATTTTTCTTGCCACTACTTTGCCCGAGCTTTTCCACAATTTCATCTGCAGTTATTTGAAAGCTTTACCAGCTAATATCTCTTCAACTTCTCTCAAAGATTGAATTTCACTTTTGTTTGAAAAATTTTCCACTTACTGGAAAGTTATTGATAACGATTTATAGCATTCCAAAAACGTACAACTCTTCTGCTTTTCTTTCATTCCATTTCTGGTGTTTTTCTGTATGCAAAATTAAAAATGGAAGTCTTCCTAAAAAAATAAATTTGGGAATCCATCAATATTTTAGCTTCACTTAATTTAAATATTAACGAACCCACCTAAACCCTTCGGGCAAATTCATTTCCTGCTTCCACGTTGTTTCAGTTTTAGAAATCATTCCTTTTAAAGTCATTTAGCAAAGAAAAAGACACCTCAATTATACGAATAAAGATAAAAGCAGTAAGTTCTTTAACATTTTCGAAAAGCCCTAAAACCCGTTAAATAAAAGCTCTTTCCAGTCCGCTATAAAATCTTTCAGTTTAAAAAAAAACGTGTCCTCATTAACAAATAAATAACTAAATAAGTTTATAACTAAATAAATAATTAAATATTATGAATGCAACAGCCCAAAAAACCCACAGTTCAAAAAGTAAAAAAAATCAGATTTCTAAAAAAGGTGAAGATAAATTTATCTCTAGAATTATAGAGAACTTGGATAAGGTAAAAGCCCAGGATTGGGAACTTTACACCACTTATAAATTTCAAGCACCAAAAAATCTATTTAGTCAGAATACGTATAAAGGATTCAATTTATTGACCTTATATATCGATACGCTTACCAATGGTTTTACCTCTAGTTTATACGCAACATTTAACTCTATTTCAAAGGCAGGCGGAAAACTTAAAAAAGGATCAAAAGGAGTTGTTATTGAATTTTTCAGTTTTGTATATAAGCATCGGGAAACTTTAAAATCGTACACTTTGGAGCAGATTAAAAATATGAGTTCCGCAGAACTGCAGCAAATAAATAAATATCCGGTGATTAAAAATTATGTCGTTTTTAATTCAAATCAGATTGAAAATTTAGAAGAATTAAATTTGAATATTGGTCTAGATGAAGCCCAAGATTTAGAATTTGTTGATCAAATAAATTGTGAAAATTTCGTTCAAAAATTAGTTGAAAATGCTTCTTTGCAAATTAAATTTGAACAGATATCACATGGTAGTTACTTTCCAATATTTGATTATATCAAGATGCCGTTAAAAAAACATTTCGTTTCAGAAGTGAAATTCTATACTACTTTATTTCATGAAATTATTCATTGGACAGGACACGAAATAAGATTAGACAGAAATCTTTGTGACGGATTTAATGACAAAATTAAGTATTCATTTGAGGAATTAGTTGCCGAAATGGGATCAATGCTTTTGGCGCTTCAATTTGGAATTACTGATGAACTTTTAAATTCAATCAGATACCTTAAAGGGTGGTCCGATAGGCACAAAGAAAATAGAATTGAAGACATTAAAAATGCGTTCATCCAATCAAAAAAAGCGAAGAAATATTTAGAACAATTTTAAGAAAAAAACCTCTCATTTTATGGGAGGTTTTTTCAACTAAAATATATAAAGCATTCCAATGATATTTGATAGATCATTATAATATTTAAACTTTAGTGAAAATTGTTTATTTCAATTTTCCCACATCTCATTATAGATTTTCATTAATTCAAATCACGGAACTTTCATTAATACTTCGATCAAAATATATTTACAGTATAATTAAAAAAAACAAGATATAAGTATTATGAGAACAACGATTAAACTGCCTTTAGGAATTGTAATCTTTGGAATAGTTGGATTGCTTTTCACCATTTTAAATTCTTTTAGATTAGAAAGAAAAATTGAAAATTTTGATGAAATTAATGTCCAAAGAATTAATGTCATCGAGAAAGATGGAACTATTAGAATGGTTATTTCTAATAAGGAATTACAACATTCTGGTAGAATGAACGGCAAAGACTGGGAAAAACGAGAACGACAAGCAGGAATGATTTTTTTTAATGATTTGGGTGATGAATGTGGTGGACTTATTTACGAGAATAAAAAAAGATCTGATGGAAGTATAAAAAATGGTATGTCAATTACTATGGATCAATACAAAGATGATCAAGTGATTCAAATATTAAATAATGAATCAATTAAAGGAGGTAAAATGACTTCTGAGCGTGGTTTTTCTGTGAATAGTTTTAAAAGTCTTACTGGAATTGACGCACGAAATAAAGCTTATCAAGACGCAGAAAAAATCAATGATGAAAAGCTGAGAAAAGAAAAAATAATTGATATTTCTAAAAATCACGGAAGCAGTAAACTTTTGTTTTTAGGTAAAACCACGGGAAATTCACAGGGTTTATTTATTGCAGATCAAAATGGTCAGCCGAAATTGATGGTTTATGTGAATGAAAAGGGAGATCCGAAAATACAGACTTTTAATGAAAAAGGTGAAGTAAAAGATTTTTTAATAAATCCAGCTAAATAAAATATAAAATGGGTAATATCTTAAGGGAAAATTACCCATTTTTGATTTATTAATTATGAAAACCAAAAAACTAATCTTCAATCTATTTTTCGCATTACTATTTATCGTATTAATTAATGCGGTTCAAACCTACGTTTTGCACATTACTAAAAGATTTGGTGACATTGATTTTTTCAAATTTAGCACTCATGTTTTTGGAATTATTTCCTGCATAGTATCCCTTGCGAGTACAATTATCGCATGGAAAATTACGAGGAAAATACAGTTAAAGAAAATTTCTCTAATTGCTTCTGCGTTAGTTCTTAGTTTATTTATTTATGCCGTTTTGCAAAGTATCTACTACATTGCACTTCGATTAATTATCTACGATTTATCAACCGATTTTAGCATGTTAGTAGGAAATTTAGTTTTTACAACAGTTATTTTCCATCTTTATATTAGTGGACTTTCTTTGGCTTATTTTTATTTTGAAGAAAATGCACAAACTAAAATTAATCTCCAAATCACGGAAAAGGAAAAAGAAATTCTTCATTTTAAAATTTTAAAAAAAAACCTAGAGCCGCATTTTCTTTTTAATAATTTGAGTGTTCTTTCTGGCTTGGTAAAGAAAAGCCCCCATGAAGCTGAAATGTTTATTGAAGATTTCTCCGACGTTTATCGTTATTTCTTGAATCACAGTGAAAAAGAATTGGTAAGTTTAAAGGATGAATTAGAATTTCTAAAAAAATATATTTCTCTCATGAAGAAACGATTTCGAAACGCTTATAATTTTAAAATTGATATAGATAATGAGAGTGGATATATTCTACCCTGTTCTTTGCAACTTTGCTTAGAAAATGCAATAAAACATAATCGTGGTTCCGAAGAAAAACCATTGCAAATAAATATAAATAGAATAGAAGGATACATCCTTGTTTCTAATGATTTTAAGCCGGTAGATTTTACTCATGGTTCTGGAGTTGGAAATCAATTTCTACAAAAAAGTTATGAACTTAATTTTGGAAAAAAAGTAAATTTTAAGCAAACGGATACACTTTTTACTGTGGAAATCCCTTTAATATAATGAGAGTTTTAATTTTAGAAGATGAAACGCTAAATGCAGAAATCATCACCGAACATTTGAAAAAATATGATCCAACCATTGAAGTTGTCGCATATTTAAAAAGTAAAGAGAAAACCAAAGAATGGATTGTCAAAAATGGTCAAGTTGACCTTGTTTATAGTGATATCGAACTTTTAGATGGCAATGTTTTCTCTTTATTAAAAGAAAATATCATCACTTCTCCCATCATTTTCACAACAGCTTACAACAATTACTATCAAGATGCTTTTGATGTAAATGGAATCGCTTATCTTTTAAAACCAATTAATTTTGAGCGATTCTTTCAGGCAATGAAGAAATTTAATGGTTTAAGAACCTCCGAAAGAAATCAAGATTGGAGCGTTATTTCTGAATTACTTGAGCAAAAAATAAAGCGATATAAAGAGCGAATTATTATCAAAACATCCACAGAAATTCAAATTTTGAATACGGAGGAAACCGCAGCAATACTTTCACATTTAGGAAAGTTAACAGCAATAGATCAATCAGGTAAAGAACATGAATTTCGATATAAACTTTCCGACTTGGCTAAAGAATTAGACCCTAAAGTATTTTTTCAAATTAATCGTGGAGAAATTATTAACATTAATTTTATTGAAAAAATTGAACCTTATTTTAACGATAGATTAAGCATAAAGATGAGTAATGTAAAAGCAAAATTAATCACAAGCACTTCATCTACCGCAGAATTTAGAAAATGGATTGGACAATATTAATGTGTTTATAAAAATCACCATTTTTAAGAATTGTAACCTCGAATTTTATGGGAGGTTTTTTTGTTTTGTGATTAGATAGTTTCTAAAAAATTCAGAAAAATTGGATGCTAATTTTTCATTATAAGCACCCTCTTTTTTAATTCGTGAATCTGAATTTGTAACCGTTAAAATCATAATTTACTATTTTAGGATTTTAATTTTACGCAATAAAACCGGAGAATTTTTGTTCAATATAAGAAGCCAATTTATGGCTCATTTCACCCACCCGCATTTTTTGAAATGTTTTTTTCCGACTATGGAAGTAGGGTTTTTCCTAAAACGATTGGAGATTTTAAAATAAAGTAGAAGAAAGATGAAAATTGAAAAGTGTTGTAGGTCGAGAAGTGTCTTTGTCAGGACAAAAATAAATTTTGTTTTGCAAAATTGGATTTTTATCACGCCAAATACATCTCGTTTTGCTCCCGTTGGTCGGCAAAATAAATTTTAAGTTCTCAGATATATCATTGAATGAAAATTATGAAAAGTAAGAAAATTGAAGTAAGAGTAACGTTGCAAGAAAGAGATGAAATTATTGCAAAATCTAGGGAGGCTGGTTTATCCATTTCTGAATATATGAGAAGATCCGCAATTGATAAAAAATTAAATGTGCGTTTTTCCAAAGAAGAATTAGAGGCTTGGAAAAATCTAACTTATATCAGTAACGCTTTGAAAAATCTAGGGAATATTTTAAATAAAGAAAATAGGGAAGATTTGATTTTAGAATTGAAAAAAATCAATGCAGAATTAAAAGTTGAAATATTAAAATTTTTAAAATGACAGCAAGTGCAAAATCTGTAAAAGGGAGTACGCAGGGAGTCGATTATCTTATTGATGAAAGAAAAGGATATGAGTTAGATAGAAATATGCTGTATGGTGAAAAATCGAGTGAAATAATGCAGAGTTTTAGAATTCAACAATCTTTAAATTCGGACTGTAATAAAAAATTTATAACCGCATATATAAGCCCGGAACCTGGAGACGGACAAAAGTTAAACGATAAAGAATTAAAGGAGATAAGCCGAGATTTTATGAGGGGAATTGGAGTGAATCCTGATAAACAAGCATATTTGGCTATTGTTCATACAGAAAAAAATCATAAGCATATACATTTATTAATTAACAGAATAGATGAGAATAATAAGGCCATTAAAGATAATTTCATAGTATTGAAAGCTCAAAATGTTGCTCACAAAATTGCAAAGGAAAGAGGATTAGTTTCCGCACGTGATATAAAGCAGGATAATATTGAAAAAAAGTTGAGCATTTCTAAAAGGGAAAAAACCCTAATTTTTGAAAACCATAAAAAAGTGATGAATCTAAAGCCAGTTAGTATCTCGAAATATATACAGTACATGAAATCGACTGGGTATGAAATAAAACCTACAATTAATGCATCGGGAAATTTACAAGGATTTCGAGTTAAGGAAAATGCTACAGGCCAAGAATTTAAAATGTCTGAAATTAAAAGAACAATGTCACAACAAGTGCAAAAATTAAGAAATGATTTAGGTACAGAAAAAACATCGTCAAAAATGTTTCAAGCTCATAAACAAGTGATGCAATTGAAACCTCAAAATTTTGATAAATATCGTCAGTATATGCGCTCAATGGGTTTTAATTTTAATTTAATAAGAAATAAATCTGGACAGATTAAAAATATAATGGTTAATGAAACTAATAAAGTGACAGGGCATGTGATTACCACAGTGCTACCTACTGTTAAGAAAAGATTATCTCGGGACGAAATAAAAAAAATGATAGAAAGTGAGAAAAACGCCAATTTTCAATTAGACATTGAAATTAAACTTATAATGGCAAATCAAATAAAAGAATTCGAGAAAATGAGTGATCTCAATAAGGGTTTATCAGAAGAAAGAGGAGTAGATACAAAATAGAAAAATATGAATGCATTAGGTTGTTTACCTCAAATATTTAAGGGGATTTTATTAGTGTTTGTTGCAATGCTAGTAGCAGTTAATTTATTAGGTGTTATAGCTCCATTTTGGCAAATTCTAGGAGATAATTTTCTTGAAACGATACCTAAGGGAATACTTACATTGGAAATGTGGATTAAAATCTTAATATCCTTAATATCTATTTCCTTTTGGCTCATTGCTTATAAACTAGGAAAGTTTAAAAATATAATTAGAGGAATTGCATTTGTGGGTGTAGGAACATTTCTTTTTTTATATGTTGGAGGATCAATGTCGACTACTTTGTCAAGATATATCGGAAATTATTCTTTGTTTATAATGATTTTCCCATTGACTTTTGTAGGTTTTTTGTTTTATAATGATCTGAGGAAGAAAAATAAAAACGGTATCAGGATTTTTGAAAAGAATAATTTGAAAGTACAGAAAAAGGGCTTTATTTTTAAAACTAGCTCCGGAATTATAAATTTAGCAAATCCATTTAGAGGTATTTATATACAAGGAGGGGCTGGATCTGGAAAATCTGCGAGTATTTTCGAACCAATAATTAAACAAATTGCGGAACAGGAATATACTGGAATATTATATGATTTTAAAAGTCCTGAATTAACCAATAAAGTAAGAGCTAGTTATAGCGGAACTAATACGAAATTTAGAAATGTTGATTTCAAAAATCCATCACAGAGCGATAGAATAAATCCAATCGCACCAAAATATTTAACAAAAAGTGTAATGGCCATTGAATATTCTCAGGCACTTGTAAATAATTTGATTCCCGAGAGCATCAAGAAAGCTGATTTTTGGTCAAATAATGCTAAGATGATAATTGCTGGGGTTATGTGGTGGCTTAAGGAAGATCATCCAAAATACTGTACATTACCACATGTAATAAGTCTTTTACTTCATGCGGATATAAAATTATTATTGCTTAAAATGTCTCAAAATTATGAAGCAGCAGGAATGGTTACATCTTTAAGACAATCTTTGGAGAACGAAGCACAGAATCAAGTTGCGGGAATTTTATCGACCATTCAAACCGCTTTATCATATTTAAACACAAAAGATGTTTTCTGGCTATTGTCTGAAGATGGTGTAAATTTAGAGTTAAACAATCCGGCAAATCCATCTTTCTTATGTTTAGGTAATGATAGCACATTGCCGCAAGTTTACGCTCCTCTAATTTCTTTAATTATAAGCGTGGCTGTGAGGCAAATGAACAGGCCTGGGAGATTGAAAAGTGTCGTACTTTTAGATGAAGCGCCAACCATTTTTATTCCGAATATTGAACAAATACCAGCAACTGCACGGAGTAATAAAATCTCTACGATTTTTGGAGTTCAGGATTTTAGCCAGTTGGTCGATAAGTATGGACAGGATAAAGCTCAGATAATTATTTCTAACCTCGGAAATCAATTTTTCGGCAGGGTGACAAATGGTAAAACAGCTGAAATGGTTAAAGTTCTCTTTTCGAAGGAAGATAGAGTTTTTACAAATAAAAACACTGGAAGCGGAACCAGTGGAACATTTGTCCATATTCAGAGTAATAATACAAAAGGTAAAAGTGAAAATATTCAAGAGAGAGATAGAGTAAAAGTTACAGATCTAATCAATTTAGAACCAGGGCAATTTTATGGCATTGTTGCCGAAGGTAAACCCAAAGAGTTTCTAAATACTCAATTCTTAGCAGATTTGGTTAACGGTATTGGGAATGAAAAAAAAATTATTTCTGATGAGGAAATGAGCGATAATTATTTCCGAATTATTGAGGAAAGCAAAAATTTAGTGGAATGACAGAAAATAAAGATTTTTATGTAATTGAACTTAAAAGCAAAATTAAAGTAGGTATTACAAATAATTTCAAGAGCAGACTTAATAGTATAAAAACAGGATCAGGAATTAAGGATAATGAAATTCTTAATATTTTCTATTATCCAGATTTAGGTTTTCTGGAAGCACGTACTAAACGGTTATTTTCAAAGCAGAAGATTGTAGGAGAGTGGTTTTATAAAAGGCAGATTGTTCTAATTTTCGTTGAATGTTTAAAAAATGGAAACGTTCCCTCCCTTGAACTACTAAAAAAAATACAGAATGAGAACGTAAAAGAATCAAACCTATTAGAAGCGGAAAGCAGCATTTATGGAGATTACCTTACACTGAGACAAAATGCGATTAATCTATTAGATCAAATAAAATCTGAACGATTTGGTATTGGTTATCCAGACTCTGTAGAGTTTGCAAAATTTATGAGATTAAAAAAAGCAAATTATCGAAATATGGTTTATCACGTTGATGAATGTTTTAAATATTTCGAGAGAGTGCCTAAATTTTGCCTTGATGACATAGATGATAACCAAATTATTGAGTGTTTAAGGATTATTAAAAACACCACCGCGAACAATAAAATAAAAACAGAACTTCAAGATAAAATTGATTCAGTTTTTTCTAAAAACGATATTTATAAGTCCCAAATTAT from Chryseobacterium sp. SNU WT5 includes the following:
- a CDS encoding zinc-dependent alcohol dehydrogenase; this encodes MKAAVFHSPGKITCDTVDDPKIKEPSDIILKVTSTAICGSDLHMYSGGIPQPRPMTMGHEFMGIVEEIGSEVTKLKVGDRVVVPFPVACGCCYFCSHDLPGACEHSNEENYGPEGGIMTEKGGGMFGYTDLYGGYDGGQAQYVRVPYGDFGPRVIPDNLTDDQALFLTDIFPTGYTGVMWGELKGGETVAIFGAGPVGSMATKSAILKNAGQVIVVDTQQYRLDQIKRLTGCETILWKDGKEVIEHIRTLTHGRGADLCIDAVGFEPDRNLIDKAKAVINLEKGSIKVVEACMSAVRRGGKVSILGVYPYNYDNFKLGQIFDKGLRIQAGQSPVHAIIDELLGYVKDGEVVLDDIITHRLSIDEVAKGYDIFDKKEDGCVKVVLDPWI
- a CDS encoding zincin-like metallopeptidase domain-containing protein, with product MNATAQKTHSSKSKKNQISKKGEDKFISRIIENLDKVKAQDWELYTTYKFQAPKNLFSQNTYKGFNLLTLYIDTLTNGFTSSLYATFNSISKAGGKLKKGSKGVVIEFFSFVYKHRETLKSYTLEQIKNMSSAELQQINKYPVIKNYVVFNSNQIENLEELNLNIGLDEAQDLEFVDQINCENFVQKLVENASLQIKFEQISHGSYFPIFDYIKMPLKKHFVSEVKFYTTLFHEIIHWTGHEIRLDRNLCDGFNDKIKYSFEELVAEMGSMLLALQFGITDELLNSIRYLKGWSDRHKENRIEDIKNAFIQSKKAKKYLEQF
- a CDS encoding sensor histidine kinase, yielding MKTKKLIFNLFFALLFIVLINAVQTYVLHITKRFGDIDFFKFSTHVFGIISCIVSLASTIIAWKITRKIQLKKISLIASALVLSLFIYAVLQSIYYIALRLIIYDLSTDFSMLVGNLVFTTVIFHLYISGLSLAYFYFEENAQTKINLQITEKEKEILHFKILKKNLEPHFLFNNLSVLSGLVKKSPHEAEMFIEDFSDVYRYFLNHSEKELVSLKDELEFLKKYISLMKKRFRNAYNFKIDIDNESGYILPCSLQLCLENAIKHNRGSEEKPLQININRIEGYILVSNDFKPVDFTHGSGVGNQFLQKSYELNFGKKVNFKQTDTLFTVEIPLI
- a CDS encoding SDR family oxidoreductase, yielding MEKERKKKVRPEQKQRRPGMENNMKPVPETTPRPSSGGGKLKNKIALITGGDSGIGKAVALLFAKEGAHIAISYLSETKEAKHTQKLVKQYGVNCIIIKGDLSKEANCQKVIKEIISEFGQIDIVVNNAGLHWECDSIEKLSSKQLLKTFQNNFFSYFWITKYAIPYLAKGSTIINTSSVTAYRGSPSLLDYSATKGAIISFTRSLSLQLIEKGIRVNAVAPGPIWTPLIVSSFDRKKNSEFGSDSPMERAGMPNEVAPSYLFLASQDSSYINGQVLHPNGGEIING
- a CDS encoding plasmid mobilization protein; the protein is MKSKKIEVRVTLQERDEIIAKSREAGLSISEYMRRSAIDKKLNVRFSKEELEAWKNLTYISNALKNLGNILNKENREDLILELKKINAELKVEILKFLK
- a CDS encoding LytR/AlgR family response regulator transcription factor; the protein is MRVLILEDETLNAEIITEHLKKYDPTIEVVAYLKSKEKTKEWIVKNGQVDLVYSDIELLDGNVFSLLKENIITSPIIFTTAYNNYYQDAFDVNGIAYLLKPINFERFFQAMKKFNGLRTSERNQDWSVISELLEQKIKRYKERIIIKTSTEIQILNTEETAAILSHLGKLTAIDQSGKEHEFRYKLSDLAKELDPKVFFQINRGEIININFIEKIEPYFNDRLSIKMSNVKAKLITSTSSTAEFRKWIGQY
- a CDS encoding SOS response-associated peptidase family protein: MCNRVDNYGLSISEVSEELQAEIVENNYYYSDEINAFQRPAIPVVLEHEGRKITHATWGINKDIPKDKPAKGINLTAEKSHTFYKKVENNRCIVPVTGFYDWMHVLNPGKKTPIKIKHRMHWKNSDHFYIAAFYDIWDNKEIGFGLVTTISNSLMSVVHNSKLRMPLCLDARMADKFLNDEPIEEFTFPTFDPKLVAVNLEPNKIPQTLF